Sequence from the Myxococcota bacterium genome:
GGAGTTCGCTCATCCGGTCCTCCCAGGCGGCCGCTGCGTCGGCGTCGGTGGCCCGCAGCCGGACGAGGTCGGTCGCCACCGGGTGGATGAGCCTCACGAAGTCGATCCACACCCGGACCACCCGGTCGAGGCGCTCTCGCGGGTCGGCCGTCGCGAACGCACCGAACATCCGCTCCCGGATCTCGAAACGGTCGTCGGCACGCCGCACCAATGCGAGCAGGAGGCCGCCGCGCGTGCCGAAATGGAGGTAGACCGACTGTCGGCTGATCCCCGCCGCCTCGGCGATGCGTGCGAGGGAGACCTCGGCGCCCTCTTCGGAGACGAGGTCCCAGGCCGCGTCGAGGATCTCCGCGCGGGTCTGGTCGGGATCCGGCGTGCGCTTCGCACTTGACACGTGTCAAGACTCCGATAGATTTCACTTTACGCGTGTAAAGACGC
This genomic interval carries:
- a CDS encoding TetR/AcrR family transcriptional regulator, giving the protein MSSAKRTPDPDQTRAEILDAAWDLVSEEGAEVSLARIAEAAGISRQSVYLHFGTRGGLLLALVRRADDRFEIRERMFGAFATADPRERLDRVVRVWIDFVRLIHPVATDLVRLRATDADAAAAWEDRMSELRGWLLELVKSLRRDGALAPEWGLGEAAEYLWAAVSVQVYGLLTDDCGWSERRALAVLRRTVAAALLAR